Part of the Acidobacteriota bacterium genome, GTCATCGCGTCATTGCGATCGCCGACGACCTGCCAGTTGAAGCCGGTGAACACCCGTGCAGCGGCGTAGACATCGGCCTCGGTGAAGTTGCCCACACCGAGGCTGAACAGTTCCATGATCTCGCGGCCGAAGTTCTCCTGCGGCCGCGTCCGGGTGTTCAGTTGGCTGTCGAGCCAGTAGATCATCGCCGGGTCACGCGACATGGCCAGCAGCATGTCGCGGAAGTTGCCGGTGGCGTGCTGCCGCAACTTCTGGATCTGCCCCGGCTCGCTGCCCGCCAGGTCATTGGGGTCGTTGTCCATCATCCGCGTGGCGCGCTCCTGGCCCACCGCGCCCGCAATCTTGCTGTAAGCCGTGGCGAAGTGGTTGTGCCAGAACAGCGCCATCTTCTCTTCGAGCGGGCGCTGCGAGTGGATCATCCGGAACAGCCAGCGTTGCCGGGCGTCGTTGATCGAGGTGTTGGCCGAAAACGGGCGCCCCGACGTGGTGGTGATGCCGACGTAGGCCGCCTGGCCAATCTTCGAGTCGTGGTCGGTGGACTGCGATTCGTAGTTGAGCAGCCGGTCGATCACCGTATCGATCGGCGTGTCACGCCAAAACGCCAGGTCGGCGGGACTGGCCCCAAACCCCATCCGCCGCAAAATGTGCTCGAGCATTGTGCCTACTTTACGCTGTTCGCCACCAGCAGAACCATAGCGTTTACGCGTCTGCTGCCCTCAGGAAACGTCCTGCGATTACGAATCTGTGAGACGACGTGCCGGACTGCGAATGGGAGGAACGAAGCGTTAGAACCCTCGACCGGCCCAAGGGTTTAACAGGAGATCAGGAGATACAGAAAATGTCTCTCCTGATCTCTTGAACTCCTGTTCAACTACGGCAGGCTGATCAGGTTCGCCATGAGGCGGAATGCACCATCCGTGCCCGCGGGCAACTGGCGCCACAGGCCGAGGCCGACGTAAAGCCAGCGGCCCTCGCCCACCTTCGCTTCGACCAACGCGCCGCGCTTGACGCCCTGGTTGTACGGGAAGGGCTCGGTGAACTCGACCAAATCGGTGTACTGCGGATCGCGGGCGGCCTCGTCCAGGAAATACAGTCCGCGTTCCTGTACCCAACCCGTCCAGTCGGCGCGGCCGATCGCATTCGGCGTGTTGAACACCGGATGCTGCGGCGCCAGCACCGTGACCTCGGCATTCTCGTCGGTCACCCGCTCGCGGCCGACCCTGGCCGGGAACGGCCCGTACTGCGCCTCGTTGAACTCGAACTTGTTGTACTGGACGATCACCGTACCGCCCGCCTTCGCGTAGTCGAGCAGGCGCTGGTTGTTGGCGCGCAGGTCGGCGCGCCGCTCGTAAGCGCGCACGCCGGTCATGATCACGTCGTAGCGGCCGAGGTCGCCCCAGGCCAGTTCTTCCGGATCGATGAAGGTGAGCTTCACGCCCAGTTGGACCAGCGCGGCCGGAACTTCGTCGCCAACGCCCATCACATAACCGAGGCTCAGGTTCGGCTTGACGTTGACGTCGAGCGCCTTCACCGCCACCTGCGGCCGCGTCAACACGTGACGCCGTGTCGTGTGCGGGTACTCCACCACCTGGTACCCCTGGGTGAAGGTCCGGCTGAAGCCGGACACCACATCATGGCTGCGGACGCCGGCGCTGACCGTGAACTGGTTGCCACCCGGCTTCATGGCGGCCGCGGCCAGCACGCCCGGCGCGGGCGGCTGCAACATGAAGCGCACGGTCACCGATTCGTCTTCACGCGTGAAGCTCACCGGCTGCGTCGCCGGCGATGCGCGCCAGCCCTGGGGCACTTCGAGGGTCACCTCGGCCTTGGCGGCGCCCTTGGAGTGATTCGTAACCGTGACACGCACGTCCTTGGAAACCGGGGTCGCTGATTTCAAGGGCACGATCACCGTGTCGGGCGTCGTCGCCACCGCAAATGCCGGCACCACGTGAATCTCCTGGCGCTTCTCGCCGGCGAAGATGTCGCGATCCGACCGCGCCTGGATCGGCAGCGTGATTGAAAACGGCGTGTTCTCCACCGTGAGGTTGAACGTGGCGGTGTACGGCGTCGGCCGGAACGGCAGGCCGAACGGCACGTCTTCGTCGAACACGTAACGCGCGCCCTGGGGGCCGGTGTGGAAGTGCGCGGCGGTCAGGCGCGCATCGAGAGGAATTCGCGGCGAAGCGCCACACGACTTGATGCCGCCAGACAACAAGTTCGTGGGCTTCGCGCAGATGCTGGGCTCAGCAGTCGTTGCGAACCCGTTGGCTACGACTGAGACTTCCACGGGCACCTTGCCGCGATTGGCGGCCATCAGGTCCACCAGCAGCGGCTGCCCGGCCACCACCAGGCCATCGCGCGCAATGGCTTCGAGGCGGACGTCGGTCGCAAACATCAGGGCCCTGGCGAACTGCGGCTCCTTCGGGGCGAGACGGAACTCGATCTCGTACTTCGCGCTCTCGGTGAGCGACGAGGACGCCAGCCACGCGCGCACATCGCGCAGCGCCTTCAGGCCGCGCGTCAGCGGCGCGACAGTCGCATTCTCGCCACCGGCCGCCATGGCCTGCCGCGCCTCGGCAACCGCGGCGCTGATGCGATCGAGTCCGGCACCGAGTTCAGCCGGCGCCCCAGGGGCAAAGGACAGCAGGCTGCGGAGGCTGGTGTCGACGCCGTCGAACATTTGCCGATCCGTCCGCGCGACGCCGCCCTCGAGCACCGTGTCGCGCAGGCGGTAGTTGCGAATGCCGCCGGGTCCCATCGGGCCGCCGCCGCCACCGGTCGGCGCGGGCAACGG contains:
- a CDS encoding PIG-L family deacetylase — encoded protein: MRKTTLLFAVLLATTSAHSTAQHQLVPVSQLKGAPALELALRKLDTVGNFMMTTAHPDDENNAMLAYFAHGQGFRTSLVTATHGEGGQNEIGPELFEALAVLRTEELAAAHRFDGADQYFTRAIDFGYSFSIEETYEKWGHQEILGDYVRMIRTIRPDVIVGFVFDGDGGGQHHQASSRLTLEAFRAAADPAKFPEQITEGLRAWQPKKFYYTAGFGGPPGGAGRAGGAGQAATPATMVEAPAPLQFTGGDVWDPVIGRTYNELGGEARSMHKCQGMSQLLPLPAPTGGGGGPMGPGGIRNYRLRDTVLEGGVARTDRQMFDGVDTSLRSLLSFAPGAPAELGAGLDRISAAVAEARQAMAAGGENATVAPLTRGLKALRDVRAWLASSSLTESAKYEIEFRLAPKEPQFARALMFATDVRLEAIARDGLVVAGQPLLVDLMAANRGKVPVEVSVVANGFATTAEPSICAKPTNLLSGGIKSCGASPRIPLDARLTAAHFHTGPQGARYVFDEDVPFGLPFRPTPYTATFNLTVENTPFSITLPIQARSDRDIFAGEKRQEIHVVPAFAVATTPDTVIVPLKSATPVSKDVRVTVTNHSKGAAKAEVTLEVPQGWRASPATQPVSFTREDESVTVRFMLQPPAPGVLAAAAMKPGGNQFTVSAGVRSHDVVSGFSRTFTQGYQVVEYPHTTRRHVLTRPQVAVKALDVNVKPNLSLGYVMGVGDEVPAALVQLGVKLTFIDPEELAWGDLGRYDVIMTGVRAYERRADLRANNQRLLDYAKAGGTVIVQYNKFEFNEAQYGPFPARVGRERVTDENAEVTVLAPQHPVFNTPNAIGRADWTGWVQERGLYFLDEAARDPQYTDLVEFTEPFPYNQGVKRGALVEAKVGEGRWLYVGLGLWRQLPAGTDGAFRLMANLISLP